A window of the Lagopus muta isolate bLagMut1 chromosome 1, bLagMut1 primary, whole genome shotgun sequence genome harbors these coding sequences:
- the RBP5 gene encoding retinol-binding protein 5, protein MLPNLSGYYRFVSQENMDNYLRALDINVVLRKVVCLLKPDKEIIHTGDHMVIRTITSLRDYVMDFDLGVQFEEDLGPVDGRKCQTTVFWEGDQLVCEQIGEKRNRGWRHWLEGDRLHLRMTAEDEVCVQVFQKVK, encoded by the exons ATGCTGCCCAACCTCAGCGGCTATTACCGCTTCGTCTCCCAGGAGAATATGGACAATTACCTGCGCGCGTTGG ATATCAACGTGGTCCTGCGCAAGGTGGTCTGCCTGCTGAAGCCCGACAAAGAGATCATCCACACAGGAGACCACATGGTTATCCGCACGATCACCTCCCTGCGGGACTACGTCATGGATTTTGACCTGGGGGTCCAGTTTGAGGAAGACCTGGGACCCGTAGATGGACGCAAATGCCAG acGACTGTTTTCTGGGAGGGCGACCAGTTGGTATGCGAGCAGATAGGGGAGAAGAGGAACCGCGGCTGGCGGCACTGGCTAGAGGGAGACCGGCTGCACCTG cgCATGACGGCTGAAGATGAGGTCTGCGTTCAGGTCTTCCAGAAAGTGAAGTGA